The following are encoded together in the Populus trichocarpa isolate Nisqually-1 chromosome 5, P.trichocarpa_v4.1, whole genome shotgun sequence genome:
- the LOC7464657 gene encoding uncharacterized protein LOC7464657 isoform X2 gives MASNGASTQQRPAVGTENSLEKIKRQLASGSGRNLLQGPLLKRSETLRKWNERWVILDPTTGKMEYKTRRNEPALKGTILFDANSTIAVSPVNFNGLPKYDGCCFYIGTPQRKDYFLCAETPGAARAWVATLHATQLVLKAHKEAVDSLSGNGSAKLGTVATVVAAANSTALECSKEIEAAMQISLRNALGMMNNRTTDGPMDDKTILKETLRVKDEELQNLARDIRARDSIIKDIADKLSETAEAAEAAASSAHTMDEQRRIVCAEIERLSKASEKQLESSMLKLKEYEEKVVTLSKERDQLIRQRDSAIQEANLWRSEIAKARDRALILEGAVVRAEEKARVAEADAEARIKEVAQREAAAVKEKEELLAYVNMLQAQLQRQHKDTKQVFKEKMETPNVVDSTLPLTKHVDLSDENVDKACLSVSRAVPAAGENVVHMAVDQSNPRPVEDAEWSDIQATESTIADVREVAPEIDGSSLDIPVVRAPVNNHHEQGANTYHQA, from the exons ATGGCCTCCAACGGAGCTTCTACG CAACAGAGACCTGCAGTGGGCACAGAGAATAGTTTGGAGAAGATCAAGCGGCAATTAGCGTCCGGCTCTGGTAGGAACTTGTTGCAGGGCCCACTTCTTAAGCGATCTGAAACT CTGAGGAAATGGAATGAGCGATGGGTGATCTTAGACCCAACTACTGGGAAAATGGAATACAA AACTAGGAGAAATGAGCCAGCTTTGAAAGGGACGATTCTCTTCGATGCAAATAGCACCATCGCAGTTTCTCCTGTAAACTTCAA TGGGCTCCCAAAGTACGATGGATGCTGTTTTT ACATTGGTACTCCCCAGAGAAAAGATTACTTCCTCTGTGCAGAGACTCCTGGTGCAGCTAGAGCTTGGGTAGCAACTTTACA TGCTACTCAGTTGGTTCTAAAGGCTCATAAAGAGGCTGTGGACTCCTTAAGTGGAAATGGTTCTGCAAAATTAGGAACGGTTGCCACTGTAGTTGCTGCAGCCAATTCAACAGCGCTGGAATGCtcaaaagaaattgaagcaGCAATGCAGATTTCTTTAAGAAATGCTTTAGGAATGATGAATAATAGGACAACTGATGGTCCAATGGATGACAAGACAATCCTGAAG GAGACGCTGAGAGTCAAGGATGAGGAATTACAGAATCTGGCTCGAGATATTCGTGCTCGTGACTCAATAATAAAAGACATAGCAGATAAACTATCTGAGACAGCTGAAGCTGCTGAGGCTGCAGCATCTTCTGCTCATACTATGGATGAACAGAGAAGAATTGTTTGTGCTGAAATTGAGCGGTTATCAAAAGCTTCAGAAAAGCAGCTGGAGTCATCCATGTTGAAG TTAAAAGAGTATGAAGAAAAGGTTGTGACTCTGAGTAAGGAAAGAGATCAACTGATCAGGCAGAGAGACTCTGCCATCCAGGAGGCAAATTTATGGCGTTCTGAGATTGCAAAAGCCAGAGACCGTGCTCTGATATTGGAAGGAGCTGTTGTTAGAGCAGAGGAGAAGGCAAGAGTTGCAGAAGCAGATGCTGAAGCTAGAATAAAGGAGGTTGCACAGAGAGAGGCAGCTGCTGTGAAGGAGAAGGAAGAGCTTCTAGCATACGTGAATATGTTACAGGCACAACTTCAAAG GCAGCACAAAGATACAAAGCAAGTTTTCAAGGAGAAAATGGAGACTCCAAATGTTGTTGACAGCACTCTTCCCCTGACTAAGCATGTAGACTTGTCAGATGAGAATGTTGATAAAGCTTGTCTTAGTGTTTCTAGAGCTGTCCCAGCTGCTGGGGAGAATGTTGTGCACATGGCAGTGGATCAAAGCAACCCCCGGCCAGTTGAAGATGCTGAATGGAGCGATATTCAGGCAACAGAGTCAACAATAGCTGATGTCAGAGAAGTTGCACCGGAGATAGATGGAAGCAGCCTGGATATTCCTGTTGTTAGGGCACCTGTAAATAATCATCATGAGCAAGGAGCCAACACCTATCATCAGGCTTGA
- the LOC7464657 gene encoding uncharacterized protein LOC7464657 isoform X1 — MASNGASTQQQRPAVGTENSLEKIKRQLASGSGRNLLQGPLLKRSETLRKWNERWVILDPTTGKMEYKTRRNEPALKGTILFDANSTIAVSPVNFNGLPKYDGCCFYIGTPQRKDYFLCAETPGAARAWVATLHATQLVLKAHKEAVDSLSGNGSAKLGTVATVVAAANSTALECSKEIEAAMQISLRNALGMMNNRTTDGPMDDKTILKETLRVKDEELQNLARDIRARDSIIKDIADKLSETAEAAEAAASSAHTMDEQRRIVCAEIERLSKASEKQLESSMLKLKEYEEKVVTLSKERDQLIRQRDSAIQEANLWRSEIAKARDRALILEGAVVRAEEKARVAEADAEARIKEVAQREAAAVKEKEELLAYVNMLQAQLQRQHKDTKQVFKEKMETPNVVDSTLPLTKHVDLSDENVDKACLSVSRAVPAAGENVVHMAVDQSNPRPVEDAEWSDIQATESTIADVREVAPEIDGSSLDIPVVRAPVNNHHEQGANTYHQA, encoded by the exons ATGGCCTCCAACGGAGCTTCTACG CAGCAACAGAGACCTGCAGTGGGCACAGAGAATAGTTTGGAGAAGATCAAGCGGCAATTAGCGTCCGGCTCTGGTAGGAACTTGTTGCAGGGCCCACTTCTTAAGCGATCTGAAACT CTGAGGAAATGGAATGAGCGATGGGTGATCTTAGACCCAACTACTGGGAAAATGGAATACAA AACTAGGAGAAATGAGCCAGCTTTGAAAGGGACGATTCTCTTCGATGCAAATAGCACCATCGCAGTTTCTCCTGTAAACTTCAA TGGGCTCCCAAAGTACGATGGATGCTGTTTTT ACATTGGTACTCCCCAGAGAAAAGATTACTTCCTCTGTGCAGAGACTCCTGGTGCAGCTAGAGCTTGGGTAGCAACTTTACA TGCTACTCAGTTGGTTCTAAAGGCTCATAAAGAGGCTGTGGACTCCTTAAGTGGAAATGGTTCTGCAAAATTAGGAACGGTTGCCACTGTAGTTGCTGCAGCCAATTCAACAGCGCTGGAATGCtcaaaagaaattgaagcaGCAATGCAGATTTCTTTAAGAAATGCTTTAGGAATGATGAATAATAGGACAACTGATGGTCCAATGGATGACAAGACAATCCTGAAG GAGACGCTGAGAGTCAAGGATGAGGAATTACAGAATCTGGCTCGAGATATTCGTGCTCGTGACTCAATAATAAAAGACATAGCAGATAAACTATCTGAGACAGCTGAAGCTGCTGAGGCTGCAGCATCTTCTGCTCATACTATGGATGAACAGAGAAGAATTGTTTGTGCTGAAATTGAGCGGTTATCAAAAGCTTCAGAAAAGCAGCTGGAGTCATCCATGTTGAAG TTAAAAGAGTATGAAGAAAAGGTTGTGACTCTGAGTAAGGAAAGAGATCAACTGATCAGGCAGAGAGACTCTGCCATCCAGGAGGCAAATTTATGGCGTTCTGAGATTGCAAAAGCCAGAGACCGTGCTCTGATATTGGAAGGAGCTGTTGTTAGAGCAGAGGAGAAGGCAAGAGTTGCAGAAGCAGATGCTGAAGCTAGAATAAAGGAGGTTGCACAGAGAGAGGCAGCTGCTGTGAAGGAGAAGGAAGAGCTTCTAGCATACGTGAATATGTTACAGGCACAACTTCAAAG GCAGCACAAAGATACAAAGCAAGTTTTCAAGGAGAAAATGGAGACTCCAAATGTTGTTGACAGCACTCTTCCCCTGACTAAGCATGTAGACTTGTCAGATGAGAATGTTGATAAAGCTTGTCTTAGTGTTTCTAGAGCTGTCCCAGCTGCTGGGGAGAATGTTGTGCACATGGCAGTGGATCAAAGCAACCCCCGGCCAGTTGAAGATGCTGAATGGAGCGATATTCAGGCAACAGAGTCAACAATAGCTGATGTCAGAGAAGTTGCACCGGAGATAGATGGAAGCAGCCTGGATATTCCTGTTGTTAGGGCACCTGTAAATAATCATCATGAGCAAGGAGCCAACACCTATCATCAGGCTTGA